The proteins below are encoded in one region of Methylobacillus flagellatus KT:
- a CDS encoding ferredoxin--NADP reductase — translation MSAFNSEKVLSVKHWNDSLFSFTTTRNESLRFENGQFVMIGLQVDGKPLMRAYSIASPNYAEHLEFFSIKVPNGPLTSRLQHLKVGDELLVSRKPTGTLLLSDLRPGKHLYLLSTGTGLAPFICLIQDPEIYERFEKVILVHGVRRVNDLAYEEFITKELPENEFFGEQVKNQLIYYPTVTREEFRNQGRLTDLMESGKLFQDIGLPPLNPETDRAMLCGSPQMLVDTCKILDAAGLKVSERIGDVGDYVIERAFAEK, via the coding sequence ATGAGTGCATTTAATTCCGAGAAAGTACTGAGCGTTAAGCACTGGAACGACAGCCTGTTCAGTTTTACTACCACACGCAATGAGTCCCTGCGGTTCGAGAATGGGCAGTTCGTCATGATCGGCCTGCAGGTGGATGGCAAGCCGCTGATGCGCGCCTACAGCATTGCCAGCCCCAATTATGCGGAGCACCTCGAGTTCTTCAGCATCAAGGTTCCGAATGGTCCACTGACTTCACGCTTGCAGCACCTCAAGGTGGGGGATGAGCTGTTGGTCAGCCGTAAGCCTACCGGTACATTACTGCTGTCCGACCTGCGGCCTGGCAAGCATCTTTACTTGCTTTCAACCGGTACTGGTCTGGCGCCATTCATATGCTTGATCCAAGATCCTGAAATCTACGAGCGTTTCGAGAAAGTGATCTTGGTGCATGGAGTACGCCGTGTCAATGACCTGGCTTACGAAGAGTTCATTACCAAGGAATTGCCGGAAAACGAATTTTTCGGCGAGCAGGTGAAGAACCAGCTGATCTACTACCCCACCGTGACCCGCGAGGAATTCCGCAATCAGGGCCGCCTGACCGACCTCATGGAAAGCGGCAAGCTGTTCCAGGATATCGGCCTGCCGCCGCTCAATCCTGAAACGGATCGCGCCATGCTGTGCGGCAGCCCGCAAATGCTGGTTGATACCTGCAAGATTCTCGATGCTGCAGGGCTCAAGGTGTCGGAGCGGATAGGTGATGTCGGGGATTACGTGATCGAACGGGCGTTTGCCGAGAAGTAA
- a CDS encoding electron transfer flavoprotein subunit alpha/FixB family protein encodes MSILILAEHDGNHIKQSTRQAVSAAAAWQLPIHLLVAGSSSESLAKEASGIAGVAKVLHAEAAHFEHPLAEDVAALLVQLGADYKVILSAHTSFSKSVLPRVAALLDVAMVSDVVSITAPATYVRPIYAGNVLSTVESSDAIQVLTIRATSFAAATDGANAEVAKVNVPPSTGLSRWVKEDKTVSDRPELSSARVVVSGGRSLGERFNELLEPLAHRFGGALGATRAAVDAGFAPNDIQVGQTGTIVAPELYFAIGISGAMQHLAGMKDSKIIVAINHDPDAPIFQYADYGLVANLFEAVPELTAALSK; translated from the coding sequence ATGAGTATCCTGATTCTGGCCGAACACGACGGCAACCACATCAAGCAATCTACCCGTCAGGCAGTCAGCGCCGCCGCTGCCTGGCAACTTCCCATCCATCTCCTGGTGGCTGGCTCCAGTAGCGAATCACTTGCCAAGGAAGCTAGCGGGATCGCTGGTGTCGCCAAGGTGCTGCATGCAGAGGCAGCGCATTTCGAGCACCCCCTGGCAGAGGATGTGGCTGCATTGCTGGTGCAGCTCGGGGCAGACTACAAGGTGATTCTTTCTGCGCATACTTCTTTCAGCAAAAGTGTATTGCCGCGCGTTGCTGCCTTGCTTGATGTGGCAATGGTCTCCGACGTGGTGAGCATTACCGCGCCGGCAACGTATGTACGCCCGATCTATGCAGGTAACGTGCTTTCTACCGTTGAAAGCAGTGATGCCATTCAGGTGCTGACGATTCGTGCTACCTCTTTTGCCGCCGCTACCGATGGTGCCAATGCCGAAGTGGCTAAAGTCAATGTGCCTCCCAGTACTGGTCTCAGCCGCTGGGTGAAGGAAGACAAGACCGTGTCAGACCGGCCCGAGCTTTCTTCCGCGCGTGTTGTGGTGTCAGGTGGACGAAGCCTGGGTGAGCGCTTCAACGAGTTGCTCGAACCCTTGGCACATCGCTTTGGTGGCGCGCTGGGCGCAACCCGGGCTGCTGTGGATGCGGGCTTTGCACCGAATGACATCCAGGTCGGGCAGACCGGTACCATCGTCGCGCCCGAGCTGTATTTCGCCATTGGCATTTCCGGTGCGATGCAGCATCTGGCAGGCATGAAAGACAGCAAGATTATCGTTGCGATCAACCACGATCCTGATGCACCTATTTTCCAATATGCGGACTACGGCCTGGTGGCCAACCTGTTTGAGGCAGTGCCCGAACTAACGGCAGCCTTGAGCAAGTAA